One region of Theileria equi strain WA chromosome 4 map unlocalized gcontig_1105316255039, whole genome shotgun sequence genomic DNA includes:
- a CDS encoding conserved hypothetical protein (encoded by transcript BEWA_052510A) produces the protein MEFSTVDLSWLPSDTEEQLALGFRIISNAYKSRISTLETELRSMRALIAEKTDQLAALQKKYSSFEVQLMESTQRGNQLAEENKNLVSTIKKLQKDIDRLETLKKLVLSSIQEDNNEVENSHRFFSTDEMIHNLAPRTVLELNPNDSDDSFTRKKGHSARNMPAAIGINGERETVDGRQFFRTAKSVLSGDDFSSFLATIKKFNTQLQTREETLAHARHIFGEHHPRLLEEFKQLINPKH, from the exons ATGGAATTTTCTACTGTAGATCTCAGTTGGCTACCATCTGATACCGAAG AGCAACTTGCGTTAGGATTTAGAATAATTTCAAATGCTTACAAGAGTAGAATCAGTACGCTTGAGACAGAGTTACGCTCGATGCGTGCTCTGATCGCTGAAAAGACCGATCAG TTGGCTGCATTGCAAAAGAAATACAGCTCCTTTGAGGTCCAGTTGATGGAATCTACCCAAAGAGGAAACCAATTGGCTGAGGAGAACAAGAACCTTGTATCTACAATTAAAAAGCTACAGAAGGATATTGATCGCTTAGAGACACTTAAAAAACTGGTTTTATCGTCTATCCAAGAGGATAACAACGAGGTTGAGAATTCGCATCGGTTTTTTTCCACTGACGAAATGATTCATAATCTTGCACCAAGGACCGTATTAG AACTAAATCCCAATGATTCAGACGATAGTTTTACACGGAAAAAAGGTCATAGTGCTAGGAATATGCCCGCAGCAATTGG AATAAATGGAGAGCGAGAGACTGTTGATGGTCGTCAATTTTTTAGGACAGCCAAAAGTGTGTTGAGTGGTGATGACTTCTCCTCCTTTTTGGCAACCATTAAAAAGTTCAATACACAACTCCAAACACGTGAAGAAACCTTGGCTCATGCTAGACATATATTTGGTGAGCACCATCCTAGACTTTTAGAAGAATTCAAGCAATTAATAAACCCAAAACATTAG
- a CDS encoding 60S ribosomal protein L7, putative (encoded by transcript BEWA_052490A): MESRFIIKSFHGLKKESVNEGLRKKMEHNAKLRALEAKELARLRELKHKRHVALKQRALKYAEEYLQQEKELVELRRKAKAEGSFYKEPEAKVVFVVRIKGINKLTPKPKLILRLFRLLQLHNGVFIKMNKATSEMLKLINPYVTYGYPSLGTIRKLLYKRGYAKIGRPGARQRVRLNSDDLISEHLGEFGIHGVEDLVHEIYTCGPHFKEATNFLWPFKLSSPRKGFVAKRHGFSETRGGDAGNREELINKLLVRMI, from the exons Atggag AGCCGTTTTATTATCAAGAGCTTTCATGGCCTAAAGAAGGAGTCCGTCAACGAGGGCCTCCGTAAGAAGATGGAGCACAATGCCAAGCTCCGCGCTTTGGAGGCAAAGGAGTTGGCACGCTTGCGTGAGTTGAAGCATAAAAGGCATGTTGCCTTGAAGCAGAGAGCTCTCAAGTATGCAGAGGAATACTTGCAACAGGAAAAGGAACTTGTTGAGTTGAGACGTAAGGCAAAGGCCGAGGGCTCATTCTACAAGGAGCCAGAAGCCAAGGTTGTCTTTGTTGTCAGAATAAAGGGTATCAACAAGCTTACCCCAAAGCCAAAGCTTATTTTGAGACTCTTCCGTCTCTTGCAGCTTCACAATGGTGTCTTCATCAAGATGAACAAGGCCACCAGCGAAATGCTCAAGCTTATCAACCCATATGTCACATATGGATATCCTTCACTAGGAACCATTAGGAAGTTGTTATACAAGAGAGGATACGCCAAAATCGGTCGCCCTGGAGCTCGCCAAAGAGTCAGATTGAACAGCGATGATTTGATCAGCGAGCATTTGGGAGAGTTTGGCATTCATGGTGTTGAGGATTTGGTACACGAGATCTATACCTGTGGACCTCACTTTAAGGAGGCTACCAATTTCTTGTGGCCATTCAAGCTCAGCTCACCACGCAAGGGATTTGTTGCCAAGAGACATGGCTTCTCAGAGACCAGAGGGGGTGATGCCGGAAACCGTGAGGAACTCATCAACAAATTGTTGGTTCGCATGATTTAA
- a CDS encoding conserved hypothetical protein (encoded by transcript BEWA_052500A) yields MDNSQFIGRSELLAWVNELLELKLTKIEQCCNGAVYLQLMDVIYPGKVPLGKIKWNSSLEYEHIHNYKLLQNVFKLCSISKHINVQGLIKGRCQDNLEFLQWMKHFVDTHHDSSNKYDGLHRRISGIIKSLSLNKKILSLVNVKNSLPKWAIMNTITQDYIDELSYKVDSPNSKGDVQNNQNNTNTCTLSQTPTNTQEPISTQGTCTDSEPLEYKDGFSDNNADTNPKDLIESLNLELKKQNEEVKTLKRKLHEAQKENHVYKLSKDFYYNKLRKIEILCQKNKGENVETKLLFDIMYSDSKT; encoded by the coding sequence ATGGATAATTCACAATTTATCGGTAGAAGCGAGCTTTTGGCGTGGGTAAATGAACTGTTGGAACTTAAATTGACTAAAATTGAGCAATGTTGCAACGGTGCTGTCTATCTCCAACTTATGGACGTTATTTACCCGGGTAAAGTGCCACTTGGTAAAATAAAATGGAACTCATCACTAGAATATGAACACATACACAACTACAAGTTATTACAGAATGttttcaaactttgtaGCATCTCGAAACACATTAATGTGCAAGGTTTGATAAAGGGACGTTGTCAAGATAATTTGGAATTTTTACAATGGATGAAACATTTTGTGGATACACATCATGACTCTAGCAACAAATACGATGGTTTACACAGAAGAATCTCTGGAATCATAAAATCACTATCACTTAACAAAAAGATTCTTAGTCTAGTAAACGTCAAGAACTCGCTCCCAAAATGGGCTATTATGAATACTATAACACAAGACTATATTGATGAACTCTCATATAAAGTAGATTCCCCCAATTCCAAAGGTGATGTACAAAATAACCAGAACAATACAAACACTTGTACACTATCACAAACACCTACAAATACTCAGGAACCAATCAGTACCCAAGGTACATGTACAGATTCAGAACCCCTAGAGTATAAGGATGGATTTTCCGATAATAATGCAGATACTAATCCGAAGGATTTAATTGAGTCCTTGAATCTGGAAttgaaaaaacaaaatgaagaagttaaaactttaaaaaGAAAGCTCCATGAAGCTCAAAAGGAGAACCATGTATACAAACTAAGCAAAGACTTTTATTACAATAAGCTGAGGAAAATTGAAATTCTATGCCAAAAAAACAAGGGTGAAAATGTAGAAACAAAATTACTCTTTGATATCATGTATTCTGATTCAAAAACATGA
- a CDS encoding DNA-directed RNA polymerase III subunit, putative (encoded by transcript BEWA_052470A), whose protein sequence is MVPKPHVKFKDPPSDSINSDGPAEGVYADSKMDRNDNDVGGNPESYNHKSPENAHNSSHMGNYLRPSYIRNHGMKVNELAEPVKEIKDKWKILPCYFGMRGIARQHINSYDDFVLREIKEIMNAPSNKIIRTDVDPQFMLEFVDIRIGKPCIEENMVAVMLTPQMCRIRDLTYSAPIYVDVDYVRGPEFVRKENLEIGRLPVMLRSCVCALSKNVQKNSSDNDYSEYKKDSSHNKYIDEVYGDTYNKDFDFMSDDYKESFYEFSRLNECPYDPGGYFIIKGVEKVILMQEQLSKSRIIVEMDQKKNICASITSATAESKSRTSVVYKNGQLYVRLNSFTDDVPLCIVLKAMGVETDQEIAQLIGSTKLKGKTDMDNLAYSNDSTDDIDLSGTTNYKSSAMGSTHGNSGSDYSLSLHDLYNEGIHSRLDALLYIGRKIRPRPIAKGFFSSNKDSTPKTRQSILEDTHDLFSRVLLSHVPMRDCRDFSGKIKTLCLMARRVLNVVSGNEPLDDKDHYGNKRLELAGQLISILFEDLYKKFIAQFKKQIDQTLDRFMDSKSSGTRDTNLQYPDIIRNLPTDILTRGMQTAISTGNWNIKRFKMERSGVSHVLSRLSYISCIGMMAKSNSQVEKGRKVSGPRALQPSQFGLICPCDTPEGESCGLVKNLSLMSHVTSDGDVDLLISLLYWLGVESFNSLTASDGFDDPSNSTVLLNGILLGVHQNSKELIRNIISLRRRGIINPFVSVYENYHHRQVHVSSDGGRLCRPLIVVENGFPLLTDSHINDLVSKKISLDYLFQNGILEWIDVNEENNLLIVMRESDITIETTHLEISPMSILGVVAGLIPFPNHNQSPRNTYQCAMGKQSIGTIGYNQLNRCDTIIYLLAYTQKPLVTTKAIQLVNFDKLPAGQNAIVAVMSYQGYEIEDAIVINRASCDRGFGRCFSLRRITQEIEKSTDSDLDLSMTYRNVSRCITPFGSKVRSMDGNMRPNTNVDYVINVGERVTNQQVILDKSLFSTVNSQLSLENLTITRKISTNQLVDPLTVLMDTSSEQSDPNKKNVSFKEGSVSVSSTGRVPLANFGAGSKMKAVKYPFNRPAYIDRIICSETLGGTRLYKIMLRQMRSPEVGDKFSSRHGQKGVVGLIESQENLPFSEFGWVPDLVMNPHGFPSRMTVGKMLELVASKAAVLDGLFKDGTPFQENTLPEIERILESKGFHKAGKEILYSGITGEPLETYIFTGPIYYQRLKHMVQDKIHARSRGPRHNINRQPTEGRSRDGGLRLGEMERDCLIAYGASGLIVERLMLSSDVFTLDVCRRCGFIGYDGWCTYCKQHGLTVQVAIPYACKLLFQELQAMNIKPSIILREGRN, encoded by the coding sequence ATGGTACCAAAGCCACATGTAAAGTTCAAAGACCCTCCCTCGGATAGTATAAACTCCGATGGTCCCGCTGAGGGGGTTTATGCAGATTCTAAGATGGATCGTAATGATAACGATGTTGGTGGAAATCCAGAATCTTATAATCACAAATCTCCTGAAAACGCACATAATTCTAGTCACATGGGCAATTATTTGCGACCTTCTTACATACGTAACCATGGAATGAAGGTAAATGAATTAGCAGAACCGGTGAAAGAGATCAAAGATAAATGGAAGATATTACCATGTTATTTTGGTATGCGTGGCATAGCACGCCAACATATCAACTCATATGATGATTTTGTCTTGCGTGAAATTAAAGAAATTATGAATGCCCCTAGCAATAAGATTATACGTACCGATGTGGATCCACAGTTCATGCTTGAGTTTGTAGATATTAGAATTGGGAAACCATGTATTGAGGAAAATATGGTTGCTGTGATGTTGACTCCTCAAATGTGCAGAATCAGGGATTTGACATATAGTGCTCCAATATACGTTGATGTAGATTATGTTAGAGGTCCAGAATTTGTCAGAAAAGAAAACCTTGAAATAGGAAGGCTGCCAGTTATGCTCAGAAGCTGTGTTTGTGCACTGAGcaaaaatgtccaaaaaAACTCTTCTGATAATGATTATTCTGAATATAAAAAGGATTCATCGCATAATAAGTATATTGATGAAGTGTATGGTGATACGTATAATAAGGATTTTGATTTCATGAGTGACGATTACAAGGAATCATTCTATGAGTTTTCAAGACTTAATGAATGTCCGTATGACCCTGGTGGTTATTTTATTATCAAAGGGGTTGAAAAAGTTATTCTTATGCAAGAACAACTTTCCAAAAGTAGAATCATCGTTGAGATGGATCAAAAGAAAAACATTTGCGCTTCCATAACTTCGGCAACTGCTGAATCCAAAAGTAGAACAAGTGTAGTTTACAAGAATGGACAGCTTTATGTTAGACTAAATAGTTTTACTGATGACGTTCCTTTGTGTATTGTATTAAAGGCTATGGGTGTGGAAACAGACCAGGAAATCGCACAATTAATAGGATCAACCAAACTAAAAGGTAAAACAGATATGGATAATTTGGCATATTCCAATGACTCCACAGATGACATTGATCTTTCAGGTACCACAAACTATAAATCATCCGCGATGGGTTCTACACATGGCAACTCTGGGTCTGATTATAGTTTGTCACTTCACGATTTGTATAATGAAGGAATACATTCTAGGCTTGACGCTCTTTTATACATTGGTCGAAAGATACGACCTAGACCTATAGCTAAGGGATTTTTCTCAAGTAACAAGGATTCAACACCAAAAACTCGTCAATCAATACTTGAGGATACACATGATTTGTTCAGCAGAGTTCTACTTTCTCATGTTCCGATGAGAGACTGCAGAGATTTTTCTGGAAAAATTAAGACTTTGTGTTTAATGGCTAGAAGAGTTTTGAATGTGGTTAGTGGAAATGAACCTTTGGACGATAAAGATCATTACGGTAACAAAAGGTTAGAATTGGCTGGTCAGCTTATATCTATTCTTTTTGAGGatttatataaaaaattCATAGCTCAATTTAAAAAACAAATAGATCAAACTTTAGATAGGTTTATGGATTCTAAAAGTAGTGGTACTAGGGATACTAACCTACAATACCCTGATATTATCAGGAATCTTCCCACAGATATACTTACCAGAGGTATGCAAACTGCAATCTCTACTGGAAATTGGAATATAAAGAGGTTTAAAATGGAACGTAGTGGAGTTTCACATGTTCTGTCTAGGTTATCTTATATATCTTGCATAGGAATGATGGCAAAAAGTAATTCCCAGGTGGAAAAGGGTAGGAAAGTAAGTGGTCCTCGTGCATTACAACCATCGCAATTTGGCTTGATTTGTCCATGTGATACTCCGGAGGGTGAAAGTTGTGGTCTTGTTAAAAATCTGAGTTTGATGAGTCATGTTACATCCGACGGTGATGTTGATCTATTGATATCTCTATTGTATTGGTTGGGTGTAGAAAGTTTTAACTCATTAACGGCCTCAGATGGTTTTGATGATCCTTCAAACTCAACTGTTTTGCTCAATGGAATATTATTGGGTGTACATCAAAATTCTAAGGAGTTGATAAGAAATATTATAAGTCTACGCAGACGGGGAATAATAAATCCGTTTGTATCTGTCTATGAAAACTATCACCACAGACAAGTTCATGTATCTTCTGATGGAGGACGTCTATGTCGACCATTAATAGTTGTAGAAAATGGTTTTCCACTCCTCACTGATTCACACATAAATGATCTTGTCTCGAAGAAGATATCCCTGGATtatcttttccaaaatgGTATCCTAGAATGGATTGACGTTAATGAGGAAAATAATCTGTTAATTGTTATGAGGGAATCCGACATCACTATTGAAACAACCCATTTAGAAATCAGCCCAATGAGCATTTTGGGTGTTGTCGCAGGACTTATACCATTCCCTAATCATAACCAAAGCCCAAGAAATACCTATCAATGTGCTATGGGAAAACAGTCTATTGGTACAATAGGATACAACCAACTGAATCGCTGCGACACAATAATATATCTTCTAGCTTATACGCAAAAACCACTGGTCACTACTAAGGCTATACAATTGGTTAACTTCGATAAGCTTCCAGCAGGTCAAAATGCAATTGTTGCCGTGATGAGTTATCAGGGTTATGAAATCGAGGATGCTATTGTTATTAATAGGGCTTCATGTGACAGAGGATTTGGAAGGTGTTTTTCTCTACGTAGAATCACCCAAGAGATTGAGAAATCGACTGATAGTGACCTTGACCTAAGCATGACTTATAGAAATGTGTCTAGATGCATCACTCCTTTCGGTAGTAAAGTTCGCAGCATGGACGGAAACATGCGTCCAAATACTAATGTTGATTATGTCATAAATGTAGGAGAAAGGGTAACAAATCAGCAAGTCATACTTGATAAATCTCTATTCTCAACCGTAAACTCACAACTTAGTCTTGAGAACTTGACTATTACCAGAAAGATTTCTACAAACCAATTAGTTGATCCCTTGACTGTCCTTATGGATACTTCTTCGGAACAATCCGATCctaataaaaagaatgtATCATTTAAGGAGGGGTCCGTTAGTGTGTCATCTACTGGAAGGGTTCCTTTAGCCAACTTTGGGGCTGGTTCCAAGATGAAAGCCGTAAAATACCCATTTAACAGACCTGCGTATATTGACAGAATTATTTGCTCAGAAACTTTGGGTGGAACAAGATTATATAAGATAATGTTACGTCAAATGAGATCACCTGAAGTTGGCGATAAAtttagtagtagacatGGTCAAAAGGGAGTCGTGGGTCTGATTGAATCTCAGGAAAATCTTCCATTTAGTGAGTTTGGATGGGTGCCAGATTTAGTAATGAATCCACACGGATTTCCTTCCAGAATGACTGTAGGAAAAATGCTTGAACTTGTAGCCTCAAAAGCGGCCGTTTTAGATGGCTTATTTAAGGATGGAACTCCATTCCAGGAAAACACTCTTCCGGAGATAGAGAGAATCCTCGAAAGCAAAGGATTTCACAAGGCTGGAAAAGAGATTCTTTATTCTGGTATAACCGGGGAACCTTTGGAGACATATATCTTTACTGGTCCCATATACTATCAGCGACTAAAGCACATGGTACAAGACAAAATACATGCAAGATCACGCGGTCCACGTCATAATATAAATCGACAACCTACCGAGGGAAGATCTAGAGATGGTGGTTTAAGACTTGGTGAAATGGAAAGAGATTGTCTAATTGCATACGGAGCCTCCGGACTAATCGTCGAGAGACTTATGCTCAGTAGTGACGTATTCACGTTGGACGTCTGTAGACGCTGTGGTTTTATTGGGTATGATGGATGGTGCACATATTGTAAGCAACATGGTCTCACGGTACAAGTAGCTATCCCGTATGCGTGTAAGCTTCTGTTCCAGGAACTCCAGGCTATGAATATCAAACCCAGCATCATACTGAGGGAAGGAAGGAACTAG
- a CDS encoding 40S ribosomal protein S23, putative (encoded by transcript BEWA_052480A), whose translation MGSGVPRGIRAARKLRNRRRRERWADKAYKKANLGTRWKSNPFKGSSHAKGIVVEKIAIEAKQPNSAYRKSVRVQLIKNGKKITAFVPRDGCLNFIDENDEVLVAGFGRSGHSVGDLPGVRFKVVKVSGVSLLALYKEKKEKPRS comes from the exons ATGGGATCAG GCGTTCCTCGTGGCATTCGTGCAGCTAGGAAGCTCCGCAACCGTAGAAGACGCGAAAGGTGGGCTGATAAGGCCTACAAGAAGGCCAACTTGGGAACCCGCTGGAAGTCCAACCCGTTCAAGGGAAGTTCTCATGCCAAGGGCATTGTTGTTGAAAAAATCGCCATTGAGGCCAAACAG CCAAACTCCGCCTATCGTAAGAGTGTTCGTGTACAATTGATCAAGAACGGTAAAAAGATCACCGCCTTCGTACCAAGGGATGGCTGCCTAAACTTCATTGATGAAAACGATGAAGTCTTGGTCGCTGGTTTCGGACGTTCCGGTCACTCCGTTGGTGATTTGCCTGGTGTCCGTTTCAAGGTTGTCAAGGTCTCTGGAGTTTCTCTTTTGGCTCTTTATaaggaaaagaaggaaaagcCCAGATCTTAA